The Blautia obeum ATCC 29174 region GGCTTCAACTACGTGACTGAACGGCAGCATTGCTTCCATGGAATAAAACGGCATTTCATCATTTTCTACAATATACAGCACTTTTAGTCGTACAATTCCTTCTGCCAGAATTCCATCTTTAACGATTTGGATTTTGTCTATTTTTATTTTGCCCTGGCTGTGACAGATCTGAAGGATCTTCCCCTGTGTCTCTTTGACTTCTATCCTGTCTGCGATCCTGCATCGGGAGAAATTACGGACAAGAAGACTTTCCAGTATCTCTTTCCGACCTTTTGGCATACACTGACGAAACGGTGTATACACATCCATGATGACCTCATGATCTTCTTCCTGATAAAGCTTCATATCCAGTTCCAGTACAACATCTGCCTGAAGCTTTCTTTCTTCTCCATCCGCATCCGGTTTTACCTCCAGGGTCTGATTGATCACAGCAGCTTCCAGATTTGGGATCATTTCCGAAATACAGCCTGAGCACTCCACCTCTCCATTAAATGGTATGGAATGTTCTATCCACTGGAGCGTTCCACTTTCATCATCACCTGTATATAATGCAAAAATAAAAAGTTCTCCTTTGGCCTTTACACTGTTTTCTTCAGGTCTGAGATCCAGCCCACGAACTTCTGTTGTATACCAGAGCAGCTCTGCTATATTAGGTTTGTTCGATACAAGTGTTATTTCCTCTTTCAGGCGCATAGTATCCTTTTTATGTATTACAAGACTCAGTACACGCATTGTTTTTTTCTGCACAGATACTGTCTCATCATCAAGAGATACCGGAAGCCGTACTCCTGTCAGCTCATCTACAGAAGCAAAAAAAGTAACCACTGCTTTAATATTCATTTTTCTGGAATGGATGATATGAATGCTCAGATCCTCAATTTCCCATTTCAGGCACATTTTATCCCCGTTGACTATTCCATCCAGATTCAGTGTCTCTTCCATTGGAAGATTTGCAGAAAGACTGTAGATCCTGCCATCCTCCTCACCGACATAAAGAAGATCTGCCTGCAGTTTTCCTTTCAGAAATGCATGCCCTTCATTCAGGCGCACTTCTTCTACTGTCATCTCCCCCTTATTCTGAATCATACGTCCAATGTCCGGTTTTACATCCGGTACATTGTAATCCACATCAAATGTTACCTGGCTGGATGCCTTGCTCTTTGTCCTTAATATCTGAATATCTTCTTTTTTTAATTCCACAATTCCATCCTCCCGTCTCACTGAAACTGCACCGGACCATCCCGGTATTCTGTCTTTATCACAATATACGGATATGACGGTTCCCCGCCCTGAATCTTTTCCGTCGGACCGATCAGTTTTGTTTCAAAAAAAACTGCATTTGAAGATGCAGAAAGTTCTTTTACCTGAATGCTGTATCCTCCACTCATCTGTCGGCCATACCCTTTTGCCAGAAACAGCTCCGTTCCCTTCTGATAGGCAATCTGAAATTCTGTTTCTTTCTTTTCTCTGATCAGCTCCTGCATTTCTTCCGGAATCTGGGAATCCTCGATCACGGTATATGCAAGTGGTGTTTTATTTTCTTCCTCGATCCGTATCATCTGACATCCGCCCAACATAAGAAAAAGCACTGCCAGACACAGCAGAGAAGCTGCTTTTTTCATAAATTCTCTCATTTCCCGGTATTAGATTTCTTCAGTATGTATTCTATGCAGAGTATAAAACATTTATTGCAAGTATTTGCAAAATCACTTATACTTGTACCAGAGTCTTGCTATGCGGGACATCTTTTTGACAGAAAGAGGAATTCATTATGATTCGTTTAGTTATTGTTGCCATCACGGTCATTGGATTTCTGATTTTATCTATTCCAATCCTTTTTGTGGAATGGATCA contains the following coding sequences:
- a CDS encoding DUF3794 and LysM peptidoglycan-binding domain-containing protein: MELKKEDIQILRTKSKASSQVTFDVDYNVPDVKPDIGRMIQNKGEMTVEEVRLNEGHAFLKGKLQADLLYVGEEDGRIYSLSANLPMEETLNLDGIVNGDKMCLKWEIEDLSIHIIHSRKMNIKAVVTFFASVDELTGVRLPVSLDDETVSVQKKTMRVLSLVIHKKDTMRLKEEITLVSNKPNIAELLWYTTEVRGLDLRPEENSVKAKGELFIFALYTGDDESGTLQWIEHSIPFNGEVECSGCISEMIPNLEAAVINQTLEVKPDADGEERKLQADVVLELDMKLYQEEDHEVIMDVYTPFRQCMPKGRKEILESLLVRNFSRCRIADRIEVKETQGKILQICHSQGKIKIDKIQIVKDGILAEGIVRLKVLYIVENDEMPFYSMEAMLPFSHVVEAKGITENSVYYLHTELEQLSTTMVDSNDIEIRATIGLNVLVIQCSEEMILEKIEEIPLDQEKIRNMPGITVYIMKPGDTLWNIAKKFYTTVDEIIQMNNLDGDEVSSGTPLLLVKKVEE
- a CDS encoding protease complex subunit PrcB family protein, whose protein sequence is MKKAASLLCLAVLFLMLGGCQMIRIEEENKTPLAYTVIEDSQIPEEMQELIREKKETEFQIAYQKGTELFLAKGYGRQMSGGYSIQVKELSASSNAVFFETKLIGPTEKIQGGEPSYPYIVIKTEYRDGPVQFQ